A region of the Bacteroidales bacterium genome:
TTAGGATCAACAGATCGATACATAAGCAAACCATTTTTCATAAACTTATTGTTCGAATGGTTGAAGGTGATCCCATTACATATCAGAATGTTAAAATTAGTGCTTAAATAAACACCTCAATAAAAATATTTAAACAGGCTCTTAGTATTCTCTTCATGAAATGAAGAATTGGATATGTCAATTGTGGAAGTTGAGTCGCTTTGCAGCCAACGTTCTGCGTATTTGTAAGGTTGAAAATGCTTTCTAATCCCTCGTTAGTAAAATTAACGAAAAGCGTTAAGAACTCCAATTGCGTCATCAGCCCAAATACAATAAATACGCTGTTAGGCGTAGACATTTCTATTTATCATCTATTGGGTCAAAATTATTAATCCTTTCATCCATTTCTTGTCTCATTTTACTATGTCCAATCCTTGAACAATAACTTTTTGCTAAATCAATCAGTCTTCTTGTTTCAGATTCATTGTTAAATTCTCTTTCCACAGTAGCCCACATTATATATGTATCAGTTAATTGTCTTCGATAATTATCGGTATCAGGTAGTTCAACTTTTAAAGATTCCTCATACTTACTGCGACCAAGTTGAAATTTTCCTTGAAAGAACAAAAAGCGAGCATATCCACGCAGATTCATATGTTTAACAGAATTTGACGCAGATTTTTGAATTGTCTTTATCCAATAATTGTCTGCTTTTGTGTAATCTCCAATATCGCTATATGCACCTGCTAATAAGTTACAATCGATATCTGTAACCATGTAGTCATAATTTGTGGTTAGATAGTCAGCATGTGCAATTAAAATGCGTTTCTGGGAATTATAAATTCTCCTTAATTCAATAAAGTTGTCTGTATTATATTCCTGCTCGTTGTGCTTGAGTTTTGCAAATTCAATATTGATTTTTGTTACATTTTCAAGCGTATCACTTAGGTTTTTCCTAATTGTCCTTCTAGTTTCCTTATTTTTCTGAATAATTGAAATAATAAGAGAAATAATTGAAATTGTCAGTGCAAAACAGCTAATCACAATTGTCAAGTAGTCTTTGTATGTCATAGTTCAATATGTTTACACCTAACTCGTTTATATCCACCCCAAAGGTGTGTTTTATTTCCAAACTTAGTGAATTATTATAATTTACCCAAAGTCAATTTTGTTAGATCAAAAGAGGCTGCCTATTTCCGACCTGTTGGTCGTTTTAGGCAGCCTCTTTGTGTGAAAAATATTGGTATTACTATATAACCTTTAGTAAGCCGATTTTCCTTTAGTTACTCCATCAATAATCTCTCTGGAAATTGTATACTCAAGTTTCTTTGCCGCTTCTTTGTATGCCTCAATTCCAGCCATTTGATAGTCAAAATGAGTTCCCGTGATATTCTCAAGCTGCCTCGAGTATACTTCGGCATTGGATTTATCCTTTACCGAAATGCTGCAATTAAGCGATGCTTTTTTATATGTGCCCGATTCACCACTATTCTGTGTACCTGCCGTGATGTTTATTCGGTAATCAGCATCAATATCTTTATCAACAACTGTATATCCTGCCTCAATTATCTGATGTTTTAGGCTTTCGGAAAGGATTGGTGACGTTAGCTTGTTGTCGAGATTTAATTCGCTAGAATTGATGTAAAAAACAGGCTTAACAATATTGATGTTCATTGATGCTTCGGGTGCTCGGAAACGAGCAAACAGTTTACGAATAATGAAATCCATTGTAGCTTCGTTGGCAATAACCTCAAGGTTTACTGTTGCTTTAAGCGTTTCAGTATTCTTATTTGAACGTATTGCATCGAGAACAAAGGATGCTAGCCCGTTCACATCTGTTTGCACCTTGCTATTTCGTAAAGGTCTTTCGGTGTAAGTAGCTGTAAGGGCTACTCCGTTTATTGGCTGACCATTTTGCCCGCTAACTTTAAATTCCGTAGAACCTAACGGTAATTGCTGCCCCTGTTTTACGCTAATCTGCTTATTTTTTGCTTCAACCCGAATTGAGGAGAGTACTTGGGTTATCTGCCTAAAAATCTCATTTCCTAGGTAGATATCTTGCCCTTGGTATGAAACCTGTAAAGGATCGGTGAAATATGGTTTAAGGGGTTCTAATGCCTTAATGAGGTTAAGGAATGCTAAACGAACATCGCCCGATTTTTCTGCTGCCAGTCCTTTATCGTATAGATCGAGAGATTTTGCTATTGCTTTTGCCTTACGTTCCTCTTTTATTCGTTGATAATCGACTTTAGATAGCCTAAAGTAAACCCAGTAGTTGTTTTGATCCTCGTAATTACCTACAGTTTCGTAACCCTCTAAATCCTGCTCTGCTTGGGATTTTATAGATGATGTAAAATCTTGGGTAAGATTAAGGTTACTTTCGAAAGCGTAAAGTAAGGAGTTGGACGAGATGTTTACCGATACATCGCTAGCCATATCCGCAAGTGCATTCTGTTTAGCGGTTTGCTGTATTTGATTAATATCCCCTGTTTTTCTGGCCGAACCAATTCCTACGTAGTAGGTTGATGATATTGGCCTGTTTTGAACCCATGCAGGAACAGGGGGGTAGATTGTTTCTACCTTTTTAGTACCACCACAACCGAACAGAAGTAGCGATAGGGGTAGGATTGGGAGTATCTTTAGTAATCTCATGATTTTATTCTTCTGGATTATAGCTATTTATTTTACTCGCTACGCGTGCAGCAATATTATCAATCACCTCATTTTTGAGAGTTTCTACGCTTTTTATGTTACGTTTTGCTTTGAGAAGTCCTTGAAGATTACCAACCTCGCGGGATGTATCGTTAATTTTATCGGTGGGTGAATCCTTTTCCTTAAACTCCCAATAACCGGGTACTAGCATATTCCCATTACCTTCAAATGTAACGTAGTTAACATCATCATCAGCATTGATATCCATTGCATCTGATACAAGGATTGAGGATGTTTCGGTAGAAGTTAATTGGTACTGAAAGGAGCTTGAGACCTGATTTGTTTGCGTGTATTCTGTATAGTTTACTTTATGGTATTTATAATCTTTCTTGGTTTCACCTGTAACCGGATCTTTTTTGGTGATTTCCTCTTTTAGGTATCCACGTTTAATCTGTTTATTCAATTCCCCTCCATTAATATTGAAGTTGATTATACTCCCATTGAATATTGCCTTTGCCGCGAGTATTTTGCCAACTTGTATATCGGAACCTTGGCTTAACCCTTGCTGCTGTGTTGCGATGATTTGATTTGTGTTCTGCGTATCGATTATTTTAACAAATGGATTTTTTAGGTTATTCAAGGATGTTCTTATTTTACTTTCGATTGTAGTTTGGATATCACTGTATCTGGATTTATTGGTTAGATTATTTAAGGTAATTGTAACCATTCCTTTCATTAGCGCTTCTTCACGTAAATCTTTTGAGTCTTTATAAGATCCTTGTTCTCTTAGGATTTGATCGAAATTAGCATAAGCCTTACGATACATATTTGTACTTAAAAACTCCCTGCCACCACGATACAAAGGTTCGCATTTTGATACCTTCATCATCTCATCGGTTTTTCCATAGCCAAGTTCTAGCCTTTGTATTTCGGCAAGTAATTCTTCGGATTGTTTAAACTTATCGTCATCAAGTAGAAGTTGAGCTTCATTGTAAATCTTTTCAAGATATTTGGGTTTTATTTCTTTAAACATCTCGGTTGTACGCTCAGACATAAGCAGATCAACGCCTAATGAACCAACCTGATCCTTATAACCCTTTGCATCTAGGTAATCGTAAACGGTTTTTTTGTCATCGCCAGAATCATAGGAACCTTGAACTGTAAGTAGTTTTTGATCCAGTAATCGTTGCCCGTTTTTCTTTAAACCAATTCGAGCGTCAATATTGCTTTGATTGGCCTGAAGCGAGCGGAGATAGCTTTGCGCAGCCATTTCGTACATTCCAGCTTGCTCGTACTTAAGACCCCTTTTAGCATATCGTTTCGATGCGCATGATGATCCAAGTGCCACCATTGCAATTACGAGGATGAAGAGTAGAATTTTTTTCACTTTTATATTAGTTTAGGTTTTTGCATTATCAGCAATGAACGTGCCATTAATGGCATCAGATTTACTTGCCTAAGTTAGTTATTCCTTTAGTTTTGGGCAATTGGTTTTAGGAGAAATTCAATTTAACTTTTAACTGGTAAAGCACGGGGTAATCTTAATTGTGTTGATGAGTTGATGTGTTGCTGTGCAATTGTGATGCGGTGGCTTTTGTTTACCTTATGATTCTTAACCCTGCAATACCGAATATGATAAGTGAAATAAAGAATAATCGGTAAAGATCATAGGGTTCTTTAAAGAGTATAACGCCAAGGATTACTGTTCCTACAGCACCAATACCTGTCCATACAGCGTAGGCGGATCCAACGGGTAGTACTCTTAGGGAGATTGATAGTAGTGCAACGCTAATTGCCATGCTTGCGCCAGTAAATATAGTTGGCCAAAGTTTTGTAAAACCGTTGGAGTATTTCATACCTAAAGCCCAGGCGGTTTCGAATAGGCCAGCGATGATAAGTATCCACCAAGCAAAGGAGGTTTTCATTATATTTAGAATATTGGATGCAAATCTATTAAAGTTATTTTAATTGTGTTACTGTGATGCTGTTATATGTGTTGCAGTGTTGCAGTGTTGCTGTGGTGCGGTGTTGCTGTTATATGTGTTGCTGTGTTGCTGTGATGCTGTGATGCTGTGGTGCTGTGGTGCGGTGTTGCTGTGTTGCTGTCTTCGGACTCCCATCTTCGGTCTTCCGACTTCTGACTTCGATCTTCCGACTTCCATCTTCCAACTTTATTCCCACTATCGCAAAATGCGATAATTTGCCAAGGTTGTTCGATCACGAAGGAATAGGTTCTTTGGGTTTTATGCCATTGCCAATTGCTTTTGCCTAGGAGGCTGTTTAAAAAGAAGAGTTCACGCAAAGATCGCAAAGATTTTCGCCAAGATTGCAAAGTATATAATTCATTTAATCAGCATTTTGCGGTCTTTGCTTTTTTTCTCAGCGGTCTTTGCGTGAAACTTTTTTGAGCTTTTTAGACAACCTCATTATGTACAGATATGTTTTACTAACCACTGCCGAGCTCAATGATTTTTGTTATGGTTGATGATGGTTACTCTTTTGTAAACTCATCGATGATGATTTTTAGGTGAGGGAATTCTTGGGTGAGCTCATCCCTTTTTGCCAATTCAAAATCTGCAAAATCAAATCCTGGGGCAACGGTGCAACTTACAAGAGAGAATCCTTCCAACTTTTTTAATTTGCTTGCAAACCATGTATTGGCGGGTATTTTGCAAAAGAGCGCATCGCCGTTTTGAATATTATTTCCTAGCGTTACGGTTTTAATTTCCTTTCCGAGTATGTAATAAATTTCGAGGGGTTGCCCTAGGTGAAAGAACCAAAGTTCATCGGATTGTATTCTATGGAAGTGCGATTTATCCTTATCTTCAAGCAGAAAGTGTATTGCAGTGCATACGTTTCTTAAATCGCCATTTTTATTGACTGTTGTTTCATCGGATCTATAAGTCTCTTTATAATATCCACCTTCTGGGTGAGGTAATAGGTTTAAACTATCAATTAGTTCTTTCGATGTCATGGGGTATTAGTTTTTAAGGTTGCATAGCTACACTTTTGTGTGGTTACGGATCAAAGGTAAGGATTAATTTTTTTTGTTTTGCTGTGATGCTGTGATGCTGTGGGGTTGTGGGGTTGTGATACGGTGTTGCTGTGTTTTTGTGTTGTTTTGTGTTGCGGTGTTGCTGTGGGGTTAATTTTCAAATCATCAAATTCCCCAATTTTCAAATTATTAAGCAACTTCCATTTTCGGACTTCTAACTTTATACCCCTTATCGCAAAATGCGATAATTTATCAAAGCTTTTTGATCCCGGAGGGATCGGATGTTTATAGAAGTTGCTTTTCCTTTGCTATTCGACTCCTTCGGAGTCGGATTGTTGCTAGGTGGGTTGTTTCTATAAATATTTGACCCCGATGGGGTGTTTGGATATTATGCTATTAGCAGTTGCTTTTGCAATGGTTAGTTAACCCCTAGAGTTCCGAACTTTTTAAAAGTTCGGAACTCTTATAGGCAATGGTTAGTCGTTTTGTTGGTTTTGATCTTAGGCACAGCCTGCTGCAATAGAACGACGGCGGTTAGCAAAGCGTACCGCCGTCGAACTTAATTATTTTTGTTTTTTGCTTTCAGTCTCGGTTGAACGTGAAAAAAACAACTTA
Encoded here:
- a CDS encoding cupin domain-containing protein; the encoded protein is MTSKELIDSLNLLPHPEGGYYKETYRSDETTVNKNGDLRNVCTAIHFLLEDKDKSHFHRIQSDELWFFHLGQPLEIYYILGKEIKTVTLGNNIQNGDALFCKIPANTWFASKLKKLEGFSLVSCTVAPGFDFADFELAKRDELTQEFPHLKIIIDEFTKE
- a CDS encoding QacE family quaternary ammonium compound efflux SMR transporter, translating into MKTSFAWWILIIAGLFETAWALGMKYSNGFTKLWPTIFTGASMAISVALLSISLRVLPVGSAYAVWTGIGAVGTVILGVILFKEPYDLYRLFFISLIIFGIAGLRIIR
- a CDS encoding LPP20 family lipoprotein → MRLLKILPILPLSLLLFGCGGTKKVETIYPPVPAWVQNRPISSTYYVGIGSARKTGDINQIQQTAKQNALADMASDVSVNISSNSLLYAFESNLNLTQDFTSSIKSQAEQDLEGYETVGNYEDQNNYWVYFRLSKVDYQRIKEERKAKAIAKSLDLYDKGLAAEKSGDVRLAFLNLIKALEPLKPYFTDPLQVSYQGQDIYLGNEIFRQITQVLSSIRVEAKNKQISVKQGQQLPLGSTEFKVSGQNGQPINGVALTATYTERPLRNSKVQTDVNGLASFVLDAIRSNKNTETLKATVNLEVIANEATMDFIIRKLFARFRAPEASMNINIVKPVFYINSSELNLDNKLTSPILSESLKHQIIEAGYTVVDKDIDADYRINITAGTQNSGESGTYKKASLNCSISVKDKSNAEVYSRQLENITGTHFDYQMAGIEAYKEAAKKLEYTISREIIDGVTKGKSAY